Proteins encoded within one genomic window of Cyanobacterium stanieri LEGE 03274:
- the cysS gene encoding cysteine--tRNA ligase, translating to MINSKITLYNSLSNREEEFNTVTENEVKMYCCGITVYDYCHLGHARTCIVWDVVRKYLQWRGYKVTYIQNFTDIDDKILNRARQENSSMEEVSERFIKAYFEDMEKLNVTPADAYPRATHALDGIKKLVWELEQKGYAYEKGGDVYYSVNKFSPYGKLSGRKLEDLQAGAGGRVNQSGVEKENSFDFALWKSAKPGEPSFDSPWGKGRPGWHIECSAMVREMLGETIDIHAGGNDLIFPHHENEIAQSEAVTGKSLANYWMHNGMVKVEGEKMSKSLGNFITIRELLEQYEPMAVRLFVLQANYRKPIDFTKDAMESATNGWHTFAEGLQFGLKHGEALNWTPKTQHSIIKSVQERFCQEVDRDFNFAAGIAILFDLAKELRKEANILIHEGKTTISSQELGDKWYTLTSLARVLGLEDNYDESESISNQMSDEEVEALVQERIVARQNKNYAQGDRIRDILKEQGVTLIDSPGGVTKWHR from the coding sequence ATGATTAACAGTAAAATCACCTTATACAACAGTCTTTCCAATCGAGAAGAAGAATTTAATACCGTCACCGAAAACGAAGTAAAAATGTATTGTTGCGGTATTACTGTATATGATTACTGTCATTTAGGTCATGCCCGTACTTGTATTGTTTGGGATGTAGTGAGAAAATATCTACAATGGCGCGGCTATAAAGTTACTTATATCCAAAACTTCACAGACATCGATGATAAAATTTTAAACCGTGCTAGGCAAGAAAATAGCTCCATGGAAGAAGTTTCAGAGCGTTTTATTAAAGCCTATTTCGAGGATATGGAAAAACTCAATGTTACCCCTGCTGATGCCTATCCTCGAGCCACCCATGCCCTTGATGGTATCAAAAAATTAGTCTGGGAATTAGAACAAAAAGGCTATGCCTATGAAAAGGGCGGCGATGTTTATTATTCTGTTAACAAGTTTAGCCCCTACGGTAAATTATCAGGACGTAAATTAGAAGACTTACAAGCGGGGGCAGGGGGTAGAGTTAATCAATCGGGGGTAGAAAAAGAAAACTCCTTCGATTTTGCCCTTTGGAAATCCGCTAAACCCGGTGAGCCTAGTTTTGATTCCCCTTGGGGTAAAGGGCGCCCCGGATGGCACATTGAATGCTCGGCCATGGTGCGAGAAATGTTGGGGGAAACCATTGATATTCATGCAGGGGGTAATGATTTAATTTTTCCTCACCACGAAAACGAAATCGCCCAATCGGAGGCGGTGACGGGTAAATCCTTGGCTAACTATTGGATGCACAATGGTATGGTAAAGGTTGAAGGGGAAAAGATGTCTAAATCTTTGGGTAATTTTATCACTATCCGAGAATTGTTAGAGCAATACGAGCCGATGGCGGTAAGGTTGTTTGTTTTACAGGCTAATTATCGTAAGCCCATAGATTTTACCAAGGATGCCATGGAGTCAGCTACCAATGGTTGGCATACCTTCGCTGAAGGTTTACAGTTTGGTTTAAAACATGGTGAAGCCTTAAATTGGACACCAAAGACCCAGCATAGCATCATTAAATCTGTTCAGGAGCGTTTTTGTCAAGAGGTTGACCGAGATTTTAACTTTGCTGCGGGTATTGCCATTTTATTTGATTTGGCTAAGGAGTTACGAAAAGAAGCAAATATTTTGATTCATGAGGGCAAAACTACCATATCATCCCAAGAGTTGGGGGATAAGTGGTACACCTTAACGAGTTTGGCTCGTGTGTTAGGCTTAGAGGATAATTATGATGAGTCTGAGTCTATTTCAAATCAAATGAGTGATGAGGAAGTTGAAGCCCTTGTTCAAGAAAGGATTGTTGCCCGTCAAAATAAAAATTATGCACAGGGCGATCGCATTCGGGATATATTAAAAGAGCAAGGTGTTACCCTCATTGATAGTCCTGGAGGTGTGACAAAATGGCATCGTTAA
- a CDS encoding dihydroorotase: MTVKPNSQIYRQVRILNPVCAVDDITDVLVIDGQIDKIGQNLSYDHLATEVVEGDNLIVAPALVDIYSSSGEPGYEDRETLMSLSEAMRAGGFSRGAILPNTNPVIDNPAICALIESRGRDLPAHFYLWGALTNGLKGDVMAELASLADAGVVGFTDNQPCDNLLLLRRMLEYAHPFDLPVALSPSNMQLRGAGVVRENSTSVRLGLVGCPAISETVAIASIIELVALTRTKVHLMRVSTERGVKLIAQAKEEGLPITASVNWHHLLLNSEAVESYDPNLKLNPPLGAENDRLALVEGIKNGVIDAIAVDHTPYTYEENTVAFSESPPGAIGYELILPLLWDNLVNTRTLSALKLWEALSVNPLRCFNQKPISLQAGEKAELILFAPQQSWQVTPQSLKSLSSNTYWLNQEIRGKILSN, from the coding sequence ATGACGGTGAAACCTAATTCTCAAATTTATCGACAGGTGAGAATCTTAAATCCTGTGTGTGCAGTGGATGATATTACTGATGTATTGGTGATAGATGGGCAGATTGATAAAATTGGACAAAATCTGAGCTATGATCATCTTGCGACGGAAGTGGTTGAGGGAGATAATTTGATTGTTGCCCCGGCACTGGTGGATATATATAGCAGTAGTGGTGAGCCTGGATATGAGGATAGGGAAACCCTTATGAGTCTGAGTGAAGCCATGAGGGCAGGGGGTTTTAGTCGAGGGGCAATTTTGCCTAATACTAATCCTGTGATTGATAATCCTGCTATTTGTGCTTTGATTGAGAGTCGGGGGAGGGATTTACCTGCTCATTTTTATTTATGGGGTGCTTTAACGAATGGTTTGAAGGGGGATGTCATGGCGGAATTGGCTTCTTTGGCTGATGCGGGGGTGGTGGGTTTTACGGATAATCAACCCTGTGACAATCTTTTGTTGTTGCGACGGATGTTGGAGTATGCTCACCCTTTTGATTTGCCCGTGGCTCTTTCCCCTAGTAATATGCAGTTGCGAGGGGCTGGGGTGGTGAGGGAAAATAGTACTTCTGTGCGTCTTGGTTTGGTGGGTTGTCCTGCTATTAGTGAAACCGTTGCGATCGCCTCTATCATTGAATTAGTAGCCCTGACTAGAACCAAGGTTCATTTAATGAGGGTTTCCACCGAAAGGGGGGTAAAATTAATCGCCCAAGCCAAGGAGGAAGGTTTACCCATCACCGCCAGTGTTAATTGGCATCATCTTTTACTTAATAGCGAGGCGGTAGAGAGTTACGACCCCAATTTGAAGTTAAACCCCCCGTTAGGGGCAGAAAATGACCGTCTAGCCCTCGTTGAGGGCATAAAAAATGGGGTTATCGATGCCATCGCCGTTGACCATACCCCCTACACCTATGAAGAAAATACCGTTGCTTTTTCAGAATCACCCCCTGGGGCGATCGGTTATGAGTTAATCTTGCCTTTGTTGTGGGATAATTTGGTAAATACCCGAACTTTGAGCGCCCTTAAACTCTGGGAAGCACTCAGCGTGAATCCTTTACGGTGTTTTAATCAAAAGCCCATTAGTTTACAAGCAGGAGAAAAAGCAGAGTTAATCTTATTTGCACCCCAACAATCTTGGCAAGTTACCCCCCAAAGTTTAAAATCCTTATCTAGTAATACCTATTGGTTAAATCAAGAAATTAGGGGGAAAATCTTAAGCA